A genomic region of Caenorhabditis elegans chromosome V contains the following coding sequences:
- the Y68A4A.13 gene encoding T2SSG domain-containing protein (Partially confirmed by transcript evidence) yields the protein MDSDEIYDGPWQFDPRYDQYPGYDYTKDPRVVIVERTDTRDKDQEKNNDNDDGMQGSESSGRSGSGN from the exons ATGGATTCTGATGAAATTTACGATGGTCCCTGGCAATTCGATCCACGTTATGACCAATATCCAGGCTACGACTACACAAAAG ACCCAAGAGTAGTGATCGTCGAGAGAACTGACACCCGTGACAAAGACCAAGAGAAAAACAATGATAATGATGATGGCATGCAGGg GTCCGAAAGCAGTGGTCGTTCCGGCAGCGGAAATTGA